In Mus musculus strain C57BL/6J chromosome 9, GRCm38.p6 C57BL/6J, one genomic interval encodes:
- the 2010315B03Rik gene encoding RIKEN cDNA 2010315B03 isoform 2 (isoform 2 is encoded by transcript variant 2) has protein sequence MGYLDGLQFLTIMNSYYEHSTQNAMTYADVHVNFTWEEWALLNPSQKSLYKEVMLETYENLTAIGYNWEDHYIEEQFQSSRRDGRHKRGHTGEKPYECNHCGTAFARHGHLQRHKGTHTGEKLYECNRCGKVFAWNCHLRIHKRTHSGEKPYECDQCGTAFASHCRLQRHKRTHTGEKPYECNQCGKAFTQHSTLQVHKRTHTGEKPYECSQCGKAYSRHSHLQRHKRTHTGEKPYVCNQCGKAFAYQNSLQYHKRTHTGEKSYECKQCGKFFPCRKHLQIHKRTHAGQKGYECNKCGKAFAFHSHFQRHKRHIGEKPYECNHCDKAFASHNNLQKHIRRHTGEKPYKCNLCDKAYAHHSHLQTHERVHTEEKPYKCNQCDKAFSQQSSLQVHKRIHTGEKPYECNQCGKAFTCHRYLQRHKRTHTGEKPYECNQFGKIFAQHSTVHSIKKGNI, from the exons ATG GGATATCTGGATGGTTTACAGTTTCTGACTATAATGAATagttactatgaacatagtactcaa AATGCAATGACCTATGCTGATGTGCATGTGAATTTCACTTGGGAAGAGTGGGCTTTGCTGaatccttcccagaagagtctctacaaagaggtgatgctggagacctacgaGAACCTCACTGCTATAG GCTACAATTGGGAAGACCATTATATTGAAGAACAATTTCAAAGTTCTAGAAGAGATGGAAG GCATAAAAGAggtcacactggagagaaaccctatgaatgtaatcattgTGGTACAGCCTTTGCAAGGCATGGTCATCTGCAAAGGCATAAAGGAacgcatactggagagaaactttaTGAATGTAATCGatgtggtaaagtctttgcaTGGAACTGTCATCTCCGAatccataaaagaacacatagtggagagaaaccttacgAATGTGATCAATGCGGTACAGCCTTTGCAAGTCATTGTCGTCTTCAAaggcataaaagaacacacactggagagaaaccttatgaatgtaatcaatgtggtaaagcctttacacaaCACAGTACTCTAcaagttcataaaagaacacatactggagagaaaccctatgaatgtagccaatgtggtaaagcctattcacgtcacagtcatctccaaagacataaaagaacacatactggagagaaaccttatgtatgtaatcaatgtggtaaagcctttgcttaTCAAAATAGTCTCcagtatcataaaagaacacatactggagagaaatcttatgaatgtaagcaatgtggtaaatTCTTTCCATGCCGTAAgcatcttcaaatacataaaagaacacatgctGGACAGAAAGGCTATGAATGTAAcaaatgtggtaaagcctttgctttTCATAGTCATTTCCAAAGACATAAAAGACAtattggagagaaaccttatgaatgtaatcactgtgataaagcctttgcaagtCACAATAATCTTCAAAAACATATAAGAAggcatactggagaaaaaccttataaatgtaatcTGTGTGACAAAGCCTATGCACATCACAGTCATCTCCAAACACATGAAAGAGTGCATACtgaagagaaaccctacaaatgtaatcaatgtgataaagccttttcacaacaaAGTTCTCTACAAGtgcataaaagaatacatactggagagaaaccctatgaatgtaaccaatgtggtaaagcctttacatgTCACAGATATctccaaagacataaaagaacacatactggagagaaaccctatgaatgtaaccaatttGGTAAAATATTTGCACAACATAGTACTGTCCACAgcataaaaaaaggaaatatttga
- the 2010315B03Rik gene encoding RIKEN cDNA 2010315B03 isoform X1, which yields MYLEDSPATSFRLGPGWSVQRRRHQRGYLDGLQFLTIMNSYYEHSTQNAMTYADVHVNFTWEEWALLNPSQKSLYKEVMLETYENLTAIGYNWEDHYIEEQFQSSRRDGRHKRGHTGEKPYECNHCGTAFARHGHLQRHKGTHTGEKLYECNRCGKVFAWNCHLRIHKRTHSGEKPYECDQCGTAFASHCRLQRHKRTHTGEKPYECNQCGKAFTQHSTLQVHKRTHTGEKPYECSQCGKAYSRHSHLQRHKRTHTGEKPYVCNQCGKAFAYQNSLQYHKRTHTGEKSYECKQCGKFFPCRKHLQIHKRTHAGQKGYECNKCGKAFAFHSHFQRHKRHIGEKPYECNHCDKAFASHNNLQKHIRRHTGEKPYKCNLCDKAYAHHSHLQTHERVHTEEKPYKCNQCDKAFSQQSSLQVHKRIHTGEKPYECNQCGKAFTCHRYLQRHKRTHTGEKPYECNQFGKIFAQHSTVHSIKKGNI from the exons ATG TACCTGGAAGACAGTCCTGCAACTTCTTTCAGGCTGGGCCCTGGCTGGTCAGTGCAAAGGAGAAGACACCAGAGA GGATATCTGGATGGTTTACAGTTTCTGACTATAATGAATagttactatgaacatagtactcaa AATGCAATGACCTATGCTGATGTGCATGTGAATTTCACTTGGGAAGAGTGGGCTTTGCTGaatccttcccagaagagtctctacaaagaggtgatgctggagacctacgaGAACCTCACTGCTATAG GCTACAATTGGGAAGACCATTATATTGAAGAACAATTTCAAAGTTCTAGAAGAGATGGAAG GCATAAAAGAggtcacactggagagaaaccctatgaatgtaatcattgTGGTACAGCCTTTGCAAGGCATGGTCATCTGCAAAGGCATAAAGGAacgcatactggagagaaactttaTGAATGTAATCGatgtggtaaagtctttgcaTGGAACTGTCATCTCCGAatccataaaagaacacatagtggagagaaaccttacgAATGTGATCAATGCGGTACAGCCTTTGCAAGTCATTGTCGTCTTCAAaggcataaaagaacacacactggagagaaaccttatgaatgtaatcaatgtggtaaagcctttacacaaCACAGTACTCTAcaagttcataaaagaacacatactggagagaaaccctatgaatgtagccaatgtggtaaagcctattcacgtcacagtcatctccaaagacataaaagaacacatactggagagaaaccttatgtatgtaatcaatgtggtaaagcctttgcttaTCAAAATAGTCTCcagtatcataaaagaacacatactggagagaaatcttatgaatgtaagcaatgtggtaaatTCTTTCCATGCCGTAAgcatcttcaaatacataaaagaacacatgctGGACAGAAAGGCTATGAATGTAAcaaatgtggtaaagcctttgctttTCATAGTCATTTCCAAAGACATAAAAGACAtattggagagaaaccttatgaatgtaatcactgtgataaagcctttgcaagtCACAATAATCTTCAAAAACATATAAGAAggcatactggagaaaaaccttataaatgtaatcTGTGTGACAAAGCCTATGCACATCACAGTCATCTCCAAACACATGAAAGAGTGCATACtgaagagaaaccctacaaatgtaatcaatgtgataaagccttttcacaacaaAGTTCTCTACAAGtgcataaaagaatacatactggagagaaaccctatgaatgtaaccaatgtggtaaagcctttacatgTCACAGATATctccaaagacataaaagaacacatactggagagaaaccctatgaatgtaaccaatttGGTAAAATATTTGCACAACATAGTACTGTCCACAgcataaaaaaaggaaatatttga
- the 2010315B03Rik gene encoding RIKEN cDNA 2010315B03 isoform 3 (isoform 3 is encoded by transcript variant 3): MNAMTYADVHVNFTWEEWALLNPSQKSLYKEVMLETYENLTAIGYNWEDHYIEEQFQSSRRDGRHKRGHTGEKPYECNHCGTAFARHGHLQRHKGTHTGEKLYECNRCGKVFAWNCHLRIHKRTHSGEKPYECDQCGTAFASHCRLQRHKRTHTGEKPYECNQCGKAFTQHSTLQVHKRTHTGEKPYECSQCGKAYSRHSHLQRHKRTHTGEKPYVCNQCGKAFAYQNSLQYHKRTHTGEKSYECKQCGKFFPCRKHLQIHKRTHAGQKGYECNKCGKAFAFHSHFQRHKRHIGEKPYECNHCDKAFASHNNLQKHIRRHTGEKPYKCNLCDKAYAHHSHLQTHERVHTEEKPYKCNQCDKAFSQQSSLQVHKRIHTGEKPYECNQCGKAFTCHRYLQRHKRTHTGEKPYECNQFGKIFAQHSTVHSIKKGNI; encoded by the exons ATG AATGCAATGACCTATGCTGATGTGCATGTGAATTTCACTTGGGAAGAGTGGGCTTTGCTGaatccttcccagaagagtctctacaaagaggtgatgctggagacctacgaGAACCTCACTGCTATAG GCTACAATTGGGAAGACCATTATATTGAAGAACAATTTCAAAGTTCTAGAAGAGATGGAAG GCATAAAAGAggtcacactggagagaaaccctatgaatgtaatcattgTGGTACAGCCTTTGCAAGGCATGGTCATCTGCAAAGGCATAAAGGAacgcatactggagagaaactttaTGAATGTAATCGatgtggtaaagtctttgcaTGGAACTGTCATCTCCGAatccataaaagaacacatagtggagagaaaccttacgAATGTGATCAATGCGGTACAGCCTTTGCAAGTCATTGTCGTCTTCAAaggcataaaagaacacacactggagagaaaccttatgaatgtaatcaatgtggtaaagcctttacacaaCACAGTACTCTAcaagttcataaaagaacacatactggagagaaaccctatgaatgtagccaatgtggtaaagcctattcacgtcacagtcatctccaaagacataaaagaacacatactggagagaaaccttatgtatgtaatcaatgtggtaaagcctttgcttaTCAAAATAGTCTCcagtatcataaaagaacacatactggagagaaatcttatgaatgtaagcaatgtggtaaatTCTTTCCATGCCGTAAgcatcttcaaatacataaaagaacacatgctGGACAGAAAGGCTATGAATGTAAcaaatgtggtaaagcctttgctttTCATAGTCATTTCCAAAGACATAAAAGACAtattggagagaaaccttatgaatgtaatcactgtgataaagcctttgcaagtCACAATAATCTTCAAAAACATATAAGAAggcatactggagaaaaaccttataaatgtaatcTGTGTGACAAAGCCTATGCACATCACAGTCATCTCCAAACACATGAAAGAGTGCATACtgaagagaaaccctacaaatgtaatcaatgtgataaagccttttcacaacaaAGTTCTCTACAAGtgcataaaagaatacatactggagagaaaccctatgaatgtaaccaatgtggtaaagcctttacatgTCACAGATATctccaaagacataaaagaacacatactggagagaaaccctatgaatgtaaccaatttGGTAAAATATTTGCACAACATAGTACTGTCCACAgcataaaaaaaggaaatatttga
- the 2010315B03Rik gene encoding RIKEN cDNA 2010315B03 isoform 1 (isoform 1 is encoded by transcript variant 1), which translates to MYLEDSPATSFRLGPGWSVQRRRHQRNAMTYADVHVNFTWEEWALLNPSQKSLYKEVMLETYENLTAIGYNWEDHYIEEQFQSSRRDGRHKRGHTGEKPYECNHCGTAFARHGHLQRHKGTHTGEKLYECNRCGKVFAWNCHLRIHKRTHSGEKPYECDQCGTAFASHCRLQRHKRTHTGEKPYECNQCGKAFTQHSTLQVHKRTHTGEKPYECSQCGKAYSRHSHLQRHKRTHTGEKPYVCNQCGKAFAYQNSLQYHKRTHTGEKSYECKQCGKFFPCRKHLQIHKRTHAGQKGYECNKCGKAFAFHSHFQRHKRHIGEKPYECNHCDKAFASHNNLQKHIRRHTGEKPYKCNLCDKAYAHHSHLQTHERVHTEEKPYKCNQCDKAFSQQSSLQVHKRIHTGEKPYECNQCGKAFTCHRYLQRHKRTHTGEKPYECNQFGKIFAQHSTVHSIKKGNI; encoded by the exons ATG TACCTGGAAGACAGTCCTGCAACTTCTTTCAGGCTGGGCCCTGGCTGGTCAGTGCAAAGGAGAAGACACCAGAGA AATGCAATGACCTATGCTGATGTGCATGTGAATTTCACTTGGGAAGAGTGGGCTTTGCTGaatccttcccagaagagtctctacaaagaggtgatgctggagacctacgaGAACCTCACTGCTATAG GCTACAATTGGGAAGACCATTATATTGAAGAACAATTTCAAAGTTCTAGAAGAGATGGAAG GCATAAAAGAggtcacactggagagaaaccctatgaatgtaatcattgTGGTACAGCCTTTGCAAGGCATGGTCATCTGCAAAGGCATAAAGGAacgcatactggagagaaactttaTGAATGTAATCGatgtggtaaagtctttgcaTGGAACTGTCATCTCCGAatccataaaagaacacatagtggagagaaaccttacgAATGTGATCAATGCGGTACAGCCTTTGCAAGTCATTGTCGTCTTCAAaggcataaaagaacacacactggagagaaaccttatgaatgtaatcaatgtggtaaagcctttacacaaCACAGTACTCTAcaagttcataaaagaacacatactggagagaaaccctatgaatgtagccaatgtggtaaagcctattcacgtcacagtcatctccaaagacataaaagaacacatactggagagaaaccttatgtatgtaatcaatgtggtaaagcctttgcttaTCAAAATAGTCTCcagtatcataaaagaacacatactggagagaaatcttatgaatgtaagcaatgtggtaaatTCTTTCCATGCCGTAAgcatcttcaaatacataaaagaacacatgctGGACAGAAAGGCTATGAATGTAAcaaatgtggtaaagcctttgctttTCATAGTCATTTCCAAAGACATAAAAGACAtattggagagaaaccttatgaatgtaatcactgtgataaagcctttgcaagtCACAATAATCTTCAAAAACATATAAGAAggcatactggagaaaaaccttataaatgtaatcTGTGTGACAAAGCCTATGCACATCACAGTCATCTCCAAACACATGAAAGAGTGCATACtgaagagaaaccctacaaatgtaatcaatgtgataaagccttttcacaacaaAGTTCTCTACAAGtgcataaaagaatacatactggagagaaaccctatgaatgtaaccaatgtggtaaagcctttacatgTCACAGATATctccaaagacataaaagaacacatactggagagaaaccctatgaatgtaaccaatttGGTAAAATATTTGCACAACATAGTACTGTCCACAgcataaaaaaaggaaatatttga